One genomic window of Halorubrum hochsteinianum includes the following:
- the coxB gene encoding cytochrome c oxidase subunit II: MIDPVILQQGSDWRAQAEVFDEIFFVFLALGTLVGTIVVAYTLWNVYKYRDDGDRSDEKFDAPTVGELPTGQGGPKAKKLFLSFGLSAIVVISLVVYAYGLLLYVEDGPSVQDDGDIEILVEGQQYGWVYEYPNGHTERGELIVPADQRIDINVTSQDVWHNFGSSELRIKSDAIPGEYNENWFSVSSEEVEAQGGEATYTVECFELCGPGHSAMKGQITVIPEDEWEEWYADTGEDSESESIESAGVTFDASAASGVSA; the protein is encoded by the coding sequence ATGATAGATCCAGTTATCCTACAACAGGGGAGCGACTGGCGCGCACAGGCGGAGGTCTTCGACGAGATCTTCTTCGTCTTCCTCGCGCTCGGCACTCTCGTCGGCACCATCGTCGTGGCGTACACGCTGTGGAACGTGTACAAGTACCGCGACGACGGCGACCGGTCGGACGAGAAGTTCGACGCGCCGACTGTCGGCGAGCTCCCGACGGGACAGGGCGGTCCGAAAGCGAAGAAGCTCTTCCTCTCGTTCGGGTTGAGCGCCATCGTCGTCATCAGCCTCGTCGTGTACGCGTACGGGCTCCTCCTCTACGTCGAGGACGGACCGAGCGTCCAGGACGACGGCGACATCGAGATCCTCGTCGAGGGACAGCAGTACGGCTGGGTGTACGAGTACCCGAACGGCCACACCGAACGGGGTGAACTGATCGTCCCGGCCGATCAGCGGATCGACATCAACGTGACATCACAAGACGTCTGGCACAACTTCGGTTCGTCTGAGTTGCGGATAAAGTCGGACGCGATCCCCGGAGAGTACAACGAGAACTGGTTCTCGGTGAGCTCCGAGGAAGTCGAGGCGCAGGGCGGCGAGGCGACGTACACCGTCGAGTGCTTCGAGCTGTGCGGTCCGGGCCACTCCGCGATGAAGGGTCAGATCACGGTCATCCCGGAAGACGAGTGGGAGGAGTGGTACGCGGACACCGGTGAGGACTCCGAGAGCGAGAGCATCGAGAGCGCCGGCGTGACGTTCGACGCGTCCGCCGCCAGCGGGGTGAGCGCATGA
- a CDS encoding cbb3-type cytochrome c oxidase subunit I, whose protein sequence is MSELPPTTSVKRWLVTTNHKDIGILYTITALFFLLFGGVMALLIRLQLWDPTSQILSGLAYNEAVTAHGLIMVFWFLSPFAFGFANYFVPLQIGADDLAFPRLNAVSYWLYLFSGVLLAISFFQGGTLSAGWTIYAPLNVPMYTPSIGSTGAVLALAMFVTGTTASTVNFLTSIHHSRAEGMGIMDMPMFTWSMLTTVWMMLFAFAALLAVGLILSADRVLGSVYFSATEGGSLLWGHLFWFFGHPEVYIVFFPALGVMLELFQTFSGRRLVGRKWVIIAICLIAVQSFLVWMHHMFLTTINLEIKTLMMATTIGISLPFDLVVFALIYTLIKGRIQFTTPFLFAFGALLLFILGGITGVFLGAIVLDYEFRGTYWVVAHFHYVMFGGATALFGGAYYWFPKITGKMYDEFLGKLHFVVFFLGFNAVYFSMFLGWETPRRVFEYNPEFQIYHQFGTIGAFVLGLSFFIMFYNFAKSYVSGGPAGDNPWDYSRTAEWAVSSPPPLENWPNRPSYASGKLEFVKDYVPDGGPAMKTDDNGDVATDGGDSHSAHISEYPYWDKHPSHASIWPFALSLALLVTLFGFSGFADAVTVVLGESAMQSEVNISNPIYPTAIVVGLVGLLYTGVKWGLEDFYAPPTEFAERWPFNGVEKVKLGMWFFLASDVIVFGAFISAAVFVRYNAGWMTWEPLTESLPGLINTFVLITSSFTVILALVAARRKSRQGVLATLGTTILLGFTFMAIKLWEWNHEIFDRGVTIGANAHGDPIQASIYYVTTGLHGIHVLLGLVIAIFLFVRVYQGHYLDDERPIEYFGLYWHFVDIVWVFIFPLFYLF, encoded by the coding sequence ATGAGCGAGCTCCCGCCGACGACCTCCGTCAAGCGGTGGCTCGTCACGACCAACCACAAGGACATCGGTATCCTGTATACGATCACCGCGCTGTTCTTCCTGCTGTTCGGCGGCGTGATGGCGCTGCTCATCCGCCTCCAGCTGTGGGACCCGACGAGCCAGATCCTCTCCGGGCTGGCGTACAACGAGGCCGTCACCGCCCACGGGCTGATCATGGTGTTCTGGTTCCTCTCGCCGTTCGCGTTCGGGTTCGCGAACTACTTCGTGCCGCTCCAGATCGGCGCGGACGACCTCGCGTTCCCGCGGCTCAACGCGGTGTCCTACTGGCTGTACCTGTTCTCGGGCGTCCTGCTCGCGATCAGCTTCTTCCAGGGCGGCACGCTCTCCGCGGGGTGGACGATATACGCCCCACTTAACGTGCCCATGTACACGCCGAGCATCGGGTCGACCGGCGCGGTGCTCGCGCTCGCGATGTTCGTCACCGGCACGACAGCGTCGACGGTGAACTTCCTCACGTCCATCCACCACTCCCGCGCCGAGGGGATGGGGATCATGGACATGCCGATGTTCACCTGGTCGATGCTCACCACCGTGTGGATGATGCTGTTCGCGTTCGCCGCGCTGCTCGCGGTCGGGCTCATCCTCTCGGCCGACCGCGTCCTCGGCAGCGTCTACTTCTCGGCGACCGAGGGGGGATCCCTGCTGTGGGGCCACCTGTTCTGGTTCTTCGGTCACCCCGAGGTGTACATCGTGTTCTTCCCGGCGCTCGGCGTCATGTTGGAGCTGTTCCAGACGTTCTCCGGGCGGCGGCTGGTCGGGCGGAAGTGGGTCATCATCGCCATCTGCCTGATCGCCGTTCAGTCGTTCCTCGTGTGGATGCACCACATGTTCCTGACGACGATCAACCTGGAGATCAAGACGCTGATGATGGCGACGACCATCGGGATCTCGCTCCCCTTCGACCTGGTCGTCTTCGCGCTGATCTACACGCTGATCAAGGGGCGGATCCAGTTCACGACGCCGTTCCTCTTCGCGTTCGGCGCGCTGCTGCTGTTCATCCTCGGCGGCATTACGGGCGTCTTCCTCGGTGCCATCGTGCTCGACTACGAGTTCCGCGGCACCTACTGGGTGGTCGCGCACTTCCACTACGTGATGTTCGGCGGGGCCACGGCGCTGTTCGGCGGGGCCTACTACTGGTTCCCGAAGATAACGGGGAAGATGTACGACGAGTTCCTCGGGAAGCTCCACTTCGTGGTGTTCTTCCTCGGGTTCAACGCCGTCTACTTCTCCATGTTCCTCGGCTGGGAGACTCCCCGCCGAGTGTTCGAGTACAACCCCGAGTTCCAGATCTACCACCAGTTCGGGACGATCGGGGCGTTCGTGCTCGGACTGTCCTTCTTTATCATGTTCTACAACTTCGCGAAGTCCTACGTCTCCGGCGGGCCGGCCGGAGACAACCCGTGGGACTACTCGCGGACGGCGGAGTGGGCGGTCTCGTCGCCCCCGCCGCTCGAGAACTGGCCGAACCGGCCGTCGTACGCCTCCGGGAAACTGGAGTTCGTGAAAGACTACGTGCCGGACGGCGGTCCCGCGATGAAGACCGACGACAACGGCGACGTCGCCACCGACGGCGGCGACAGCCACTCCGCGCACATCTCCGAGTACCCCTACTGGGACAAGCACCCGAGCCACGCGAGCATCTGGCCGTTCGCGCTCTCGCTGGCGCTCCTGGTCACGCTGTTCGGCTTCTCCGGCTTCGCCGACGCGGTCACCGTCGTGCTGGGCGAAAGCGCCATGCAAAGCGAGGTCAACATCTCGAACCCGATCTACCCGACTGCGATCGTGGTCGGGCTCGTCGGACTCCTCTACACCGGCGTCAAGTGGGGCCTAGAAGACTTCTACGCCCCGCCGACCGAGTTCGCCGAGCGCTGGCCGTTCAACGGCGTCGAGAAGGTGAAGCTGGGGATGTGGTTCTTCCTGGCGTCCGACGTGATCGTCTTCGGCGCGTTCATCTCCGCGGCCGTCTTCGTCCGCTACAACGCGGGCTGGATGACGTGGGAGCCGCTGACCGAGTCGCTGCCGGGGCTGATCAACACGTTCGTCCTGATCACGTCCTCGTTCACCGTCATCCTCGCGCTGGTCGCGGCGCGCCGGAAGAGCAGGCAGGGAGTCCTCGCGACGCTCGGCACGACCATCCTGCTCGGGTTCACCTTCATGGCGATCAAGCTGTGGGAGTGGAACCACGAGATATTCGACCGCGGCGTCACCATCGGCGCGAACGCCCACGGTGACCCGATCCAGGCGTCGATCTACTACGTCACGACCGGGCTCCACGGGATCCACGTCCTGCTCGGCTTAGTGATCGCCATCTTCCTGTTCGTCAGGGTGTACCAAGGTCACTACCTCGACGACGAGCGGCCGATCGAGTACTTCGGCCTCTACTGGCACTTCGTCGACATCGTCTGGGTGTTCATCTTCCCGCTGTTCTACCTCTTCTGA
- a CDS encoding DUF7575 domain-containing protein has protein sequence MSDRSLRRPWLAALLALLVTGLGHAYLRRWARALGWYLAVAAAVFLFVPDGTVTAAFSGNPPPVRDVAPAAAVVGASVIDAYVAAHRNNREYERERDAARAAGAPGASVGVDGDPDEASADATADAEADGTVRCPECGKETDPTVDFCQWCAEPLGGEGGS, from the coding sequence ATGTCCGACCGCTCGCTGCGGCGACCGTGGCTCGCCGCCCTGCTCGCGCTCCTCGTCACCGGACTCGGCCACGCGTACCTCCGCCGGTGGGCCCGCGCGCTCGGCTGGTATCTGGCGGTGGCCGCGGCCGTCTTCCTGTTCGTCCCCGACGGCACGGTCACCGCGGCGTTCTCCGGGAACCCGCCGCCGGTCCGCGACGTCGCGCCCGCCGCGGCGGTCGTCGGAGCCAGCGTGATCGACGCGTACGTCGCGGCTCACAGGAACAACCGCGAGTACGAGCGGGAGCGCGACGCGGCCCGCGCGGCCGGCGCTCCGGGGGCGTCGGTCGGCGTCGACGGCGACCCCGACGAGGCGTCGGCGGACGCAACCGCGGACGCCGAGGCCGATGGAACCGTGCGCTGTCCGGAGTGCGGGAAGGAGACGGACCCGACGGTCGACTTCTGTCAGTGGTGCGCGGAGCCGCTGGGCGGAGAAGGCGGGTCGTGA
- a CDS encoding NAD-dependent epimerase/dehydratase family protein: protein MTDTALVIGGTRFIGRHTVDELLAHDYEVAIFNRGNHEDPFAEDDRVTHVEGDRKDETALRAAKLSVEPDVVIDCVAYQPADVEAATEIFADVDGYVYISSGSSYAAEEIPKREGETPLEPCTDEQATDDSHETYGNRKAEGDRAVFAAAEEGVAAMAVRPCIVYGPHDYTERLDYWIDRVLTHDRLVIPGDGQNLWHRAYVEDVASALRIVAERGEPGAAYNVGDRRALTLRETVETIADAAGVEAEVVAASDDALAAGGLEPDDFTLYREYPHLLDTCALADLGWESTPIDESMARTVEEHRESDRDGSEWDPGREAEERVLGVMDTL from the coding sequence ATGACCGATACCGCGCTCGTTATCGGCGGGACCCGATTCATCGGCCGCCACACGGTCGACGAACTGCTGGCACACGACTACGAGGTCGCGATATTCAACCGGGGCAACCACGAGGACCCCTTCGCGGAGGACGACCGCGTGACCCACGTCGAGGGCGACCGGAAAGACGAGACCGCGCTGCGCGCCGCGAAGCTGTCGGTCGAGCCGGATGTCGTGATCGACTGCGTCGCGTATCAGCCGGCCGACGTGGAGGCCGCCACGGAGATCTTCGCCGACGTCGACGGCTACGTGTACATCTCGTCGGGCTCCAGCTACGCCGCCGAGGAGATCCCCAAGCGGGAGGGCGAGACGCCGCTGGAGCCCTGTACCGACGAGCAGGCGACCGACGACTCTCACGAGACGTACGGTAACCGGAAGGCCGAGGGCGACCGCGCGGTGTTCGCGGCCGCCGAGGAGGGCGTGGCGGCGATGGCCGTCCGCCCGTGTATCGTCTACGGGCCGCACGACTACACGGAGCGGCTCGACTACTGGATCGACCGCGTGCTCACGCACGACCGCCTCGTGATCCCCGGCGACGGACAGAACCTCTGGCACCGGGCGTACGTCGAGGACGTCGCGAGCGCGCTCCGGATCGTCGCCGAGCGCGGAGAGCCGGGCGCGGCGTACAACGTCGGCGACAGGCGCGCGCTCACCCTGCGCGAGACGGTGGAGACCATCGCCGACGCGGCGGGCGTCGAGGCCGAGGTCGTGGCGGCGAGCGACGACGCGCTCGCGGCCGGCGGTCTCGAACCCGACGACTTCACGCTCTACCGCGAGTACCCGCACCTGCTCGACACCTGTGCGCTCGCGGACCTCGGCTGGGAGTCGACGCCGATCGACGAGTCGATGGCGCGGACCGTCGAGGAACACCGCGAGTCCGACCGCGACGGGAGCGAGTGGGATCCCGGCCGCGAGGCCGAGGAGCGGGTCCTCGGCGTCATGGACACGCTCTGA
- a CDS encoding GNAT family N-acetyltransferase, which translates to MDLRAATAADIDAVRSVARESLVASYGHAVDEELLDEAVEEWYDAGDLGDDVTDDDAVFPVALVDGVVVGFAESYVVGRRERVGEIDWLHVHPDHRESGIGSALLEHVESGLRSAEVDRIEARVLVDNEAGTEFYEREGYELTGERDVDIGGETFAEREYRKQVGRLTGISEAVYETEAGDTVHVAFDESDRGSRAPFYVAYADPDHGQRYGYLCGNCEGTDVAIDTMDRMECRDCGNRRKPTRWDAAY; encoded by the coding sequence ATGGACCTACGCGCCGCAACCGCCGCCGACATCGACGCGGTCCGGTCGGTCGCCCGCGAATCGCTCGTGGCGTCCTACGGACACGCCGTCGACGAGGAACTGCTGGACGAGGCCGTCGAGGAGTGGTACGACGCCGGCGACCTCGGGGACGACGTCACCGACGACGACGCGGTGTTCCCCGTCGCCCTCGTGGACGGGGTCGTCGTCGGCTTCGCGGAGAGCTACGTCGTCGGTCGCCGGGAACGCGTCGGCGAGATCGACTGGCTCCACGTCCACCCCGACCACCGGGAATCCGGGATCGGCTCCGCGCTGCTCGAACACGTCGAGTCCGGCCTCCGCTCGGCGGAGGTCGACCGGATCGAGGCCCGCGTCCTCGTCGACAACGAGGCGGGCACGGAGTTCTACGAGCGAGAGGGGTACGAACTCACGGGCGAACGCGACGTCGACATCGGCGGGGAAACGTTCGCGGAACGGGAGTACCGCAAGCAGGTCGGCCGCCTCACCGGCATCTCCGAGGCCGTCTACGAGACCGAGGCGGGGGACACGGTCCACGTCGCGTTCGACGAGAGCGACCGCGGGTCGCGAGCGCCCTTCTACGTCGCGTACGCCGACCCCGACCACGGGCAGCGGTACGGCTACCTCTGTGGCAACTGCGAGGGGACCGACGTCGCGATCGACACGATGGACCGGATGGAGTGCCGCGACTGCGGGAACCGCCGGAAGCCGACGCGCTGGGACGCGGCGTACTGA
- a CDS encoding IS6 family transposase gives MPENDRLSGCLDEINLEFVEREATPKLLMKLSIQLHLSGLSLSNTVSFLEVFGVDRVRSTVHNWVHKADLQPEAGRSPNHVAVDETVIQLDDEQYWLYAAVDPQSNDLLHTKLEPTRTNVIADQFFTELRDKHDVDDAIFLVDGAVPLHRACDKHGLDFRYERHGNRNSVERVFREIKRRTTSFSNCFSNAKAETANEWLRSFAFAWNQLI, from the coding sequence ATGCCCGAAAACGACCGCCTCAGCGGCTGTTTAGACGAGATCAACTTAGAGTTTGTGGAGCGAGAGGCAACACCGAAACTGTTGATGAAGCTCAGTATTCAGCTCCATTTGTCTGGACTGTCGCTTTCGAATACTGTTTCATTTCTTGAAGTATTCGGTGTTGATCGAGTTCGATCCACCGTTCATAACTGGGTACACAAAGCCGATCTACAGCCGGAAGCTGGTCGGAGCCCGAATCACGTTGCGGTTGACGAGACTGTGATTCAGCTCGATGATGAACAATACTGGCTGTACGCTGCTGTCGATCCTCAGTCAAACGATTTGCTACATACAAAGCTTGAGCCAACAAGAACGAACGTGATCGCAGATCAGTTCTTCACGGAACTCCGCGACAAACACGACGTAGATGACGCGATCTTTCTCGTTGATGGTGCGGTTCCACTCCACCGAGCTTGTGACAAACACGGCCTCGATTTCAGATACGAACGACATGGAAATCGAAACAGCGTCGAACGTGTTTTTCGTGAGATAAAACGCAGAACTACCAGTTTCTCAAACTGTTTTAGCAACGCCAAAGCAGAAACAGCAAACGAGTGGCTCAGATCGTTCGCCTTCGCATGGAATCAGCTTATCTGA
- a CDS encoding endonuclease III domain-containing protein, translating into MSTQTWDETRVRALHDDLVSLYEPVDRVAEHGADPTAEPGEGVRQLVTTILSQNVADENTARASEALFERYDDFAAIEAADHEELRETIRVAGLPDQKAARIQRALTAIREETGGAYSLAFLDAMATDDAKAWLTEIKGVGPKTASVVLNFHFGKPTMAVDTHVERVSKRFGLVPESASNGRAHEVLDEQVPDELIYPLHVLLIRHGREHCSARNPDCDNPVCEAYCDCEGC; encoded by the coding sequence ATGTCGACGCAGACGTGGGACGAGACGCGGGTCCGGGCGCTTCACGACGACCTCGTGTCGCTGTACGAGCCGGTCGACCGGGTGGCCGAGCACGGCGCGGACCCGACCGCCGAGCCGGGGGAGGGCGTCCGCCAGCTGGTGACGACGATCCTCTCGCAGAACGTCGCCGACGAGAACACGGCCCGTGCGTCCGAGGCGCTGTTCGAGCGGTACGACGACTTCGCGGCGATCGAGGCCGCCGACCACGAGGAGCTTCGCGAGACGATCCGCGTGGCGGGGCTCCCCGACCAGAAGGCCGCCCGGATCCAGCGCGCGCTGACCGCGATCCGGGAGGAGACGGGCGGCGCGTACTCGCTGGCGTTCCTCGACGCCATGGCGACCGACGACGCGAAGGCGTGGCTCACGGAGATCAAAGGCGTCGGCCCGAAGACCGCCAGCGTCGTCTTGAACTTCCACTTCGGCAAGCCGACGATGGCGGTCGACACCCACGTCGAGCGCGTCTCGAAGCGGTTCGGGCTGGTCCCCGAGTCGGCGTCGAACGGGCGGGCCCACGAGGTGTTAGACGAGCAGGTTCCCGACGAACTGATCTACCCGCTCCACGTCCTCCTGATCCGCCACGGTCGCGAGCACTGTTCGGCCCGGAACCCCGACTGCGACAACCCGGTCTGCGAAGCGTACTGCGACTGCGAGGGCTGTTGA
- a CDS encoding chemotaxis protein CheC codes for MRIDINQLEQFNHLASQGARQAARSLSQLTGLRFRDERTGAGLVTEDDLEAIFAGQQYIGVQVGLEGGLSGETVLIFEPSSANQLRQQIPGATGNASMAGSAFAELGNIMVGGFVDGWADHLGVEVNMTPPTYLEAAGMRILPRLTRREASEDGVFLFESRLTATDVDLSVPMYLIPEYEEFVTLLAGQSNSQTVPVEKLTLFNDFAKESAERASDQLGMLTGLPTDVDVSQLRFLSLSEIAADLGQRTHIGSLFEMNGLPGGYFLLLFDVRSGQSVAEAMTPGDAADLDDATVKAAIEELGNILTSGFIDGWANMLESTIEHSPPEYVRDSGEAIMRSVIARLADDQDYAFAIDSAIEIGSEETQCHIYVVPDRAELAQALEELPGPRNN; via the coding sequence ATGAGGATCGACATCAATCAGCTCGAACAGTTCAACCACCTCGCGTCTCAGGGCGCTCGTCAGGCCGCGCGGTCGCTGTCACAGCTCACCGGGCTTCGCTTCCGCGACGAGCGCACCGGGGCCGGACTCGTGACCGAGGACGACCTCGAAGCGATCTTCGCCGGCCAGCAGTACATCGGCGTTCAGGTCGGACTCGAAGGGGGACTCTCCGGCGAGACGGTGTTGATCTTCGAGCCGAGTTCGGCGAACCAGCTCCGGCAACAGATCCCCGGTGCGACCGGCAACGCGTCGATGGCGGGGAGCGCGTTCGCCGAACTGGGCAACATCATGGTCGGCGGCTTCGTCGACGGGTGGGCCGACCACCTCGGCGTCGAGGTCAACATGACGCCACCGACGTACCTCGAGGCGGCGGGCATGCGGATCCTCCCGCGGCTGACGCGCCGCGAGGCGAGCGAGGACGGCGTCTTCCTCTTCGAGAGCCGGCTCACTGCGACGGACGTCGACCTGTCGGTCCCGATGTACCTGATCCCCGAATACGAGGAGTTCGTCACCCTCCTCGCGGGGCAGTCCAACAGCCAGACGGTCCCGGTGGAGAAGCTCACCCTGTTCAACGACTTCGCGAAGGAGAGCGCCGAGCGAGCGTCGGACCAGCTCGGCATGCTGACCGGTCTCCCCACCGACGTCGACGTGAGTCAGCTCCGGTTCCTCTCTCTGTCGGAGATCGCCGCGGACCTCGGGCAGCGGACCCACATCGGGTCGCTGTTCGAGATGAACGGGCTCCCCGGCGGGTACTTCCTCCTGCTTTTCGACGTTCGGTCCGGTCAGTCGGTCGCCGAGGCGATGACGCCCGGCGACGCCGCGGACCTCGACGACGCGACCGTGAAGGCCGCGATAGAGGAGCTCGGCAACATCCTCACCAGCGGGTTCATCGACGGATGGGCGAACATGCTCGAATCGACCATCGAACACTCGCCGCCCGAGTACGTCCGCGACAGCGGCGAAGCGATCATGCGGTCGGTGATCGCCCGGCTCGCCGACGACCAGGACTACGCGTTCGCCATCGACTCGGCGATCGAGATCGGGAGCGAGGAGACCCAGTGTCACATCTACGTCGTTCCCGACCGCGCGGAACTCGCTCAGGCGCTCGAGGAACTCCCCGGCCCCCGCAACAACTGA
- a CDS encoding DMT family transporter, protein MFSRRTGLLFLVSALLFGGTFVAAKAGLAHLPPLFFVAVRFDIGAVVLAAFAATRLSRAELRPRTRGDVVGIVATGVVVIGLTNALLFVGQQYVTSGVAAVVFSLNPILTPVFAALLLSEDGLSARGYAGMALGLFGVALVADPDPAALLGGGPGVPLLAAAAVASALGAVLIRRADATLSSTARTVWGVPLAAVLSHALSLGVGEPVPGLSVPPVALAALLYVGVFSGALAYIAYFALIDETDATRANLLFYFVPVVSAVGGWALLEETLSAQSLAGFGVIFAGFLLVSGLPVTRSRLLRRLVPERFVDDGPA, encoded by the coding sequence GTGTTCTCCCGACGCACGGGCCTGTTGTTCCTCGTCTCGGCCCTGCTCTTCGGCGGTACCTTCGTCGCTGCGAAGGCGGGGCTGGCCCACCTTCCGCCGCTGTTCTTCGTCGCCGTCCGATTCGACATCGGGGCAGTCGTCTTGGCGGCGTTCGCGGCGACGCGGCTCTCGCGAGCGGAGCTGCGTCCCCGCACCCGCGGGGACGTCGTCGGCATCGTCGCGACCGGGGTGGTCGTCATCGGGCTGACGAACGCGCTGCTGTTCGTCGGGCAGCAGTACGTGACGAGCGGCGTGGCCGCCGTCGTCTTCAGCCTGAACCCGATCCTGACGCCGGTCTTCGCGGCGCTCCTCCTCAGCGAGGACGGCCTTTCGGCCCGCGGATACGCCGGCATGGCCCTCGGCCTGTTCGGCGTCGCGCTCGTCGCCGACCCCGATCCCGCCGCGCTGTTGGGTGGCGGGCCCGGCGTTCCGCTCCTGGCCGCGGCCGCCGTGGCGAGCGCGCTCGGGGCGGTGCTGATACGGCGCGCGGACGCGACGCTGTCGAGCACGGCCCGGACCGTCTGGGGCGTCCCGCTGGCGGCCGTCCTCTCGCACGCGCTGAGCCTCGGCGTCGGGGAGCCGGTCCCCGGGCTGTCGGTGCCGCCCGTCGCGCTCGCGGCGCTGCTGTACGTCGGCGTCTTCTCCGGTGCGCTCGCGTACATCGCGTACTTCGCGCTCATAGACGAGACCGACGCGACGCGCGCGAACCTGCTGTTCTACTTCGTTCCCGTCGTCTCCGCGGTCGGGGGCTGGGCGCTGCTCGAAGAGACGCTCTCGGCACAGTCGCTGGCCGGGTTCGGCGTCATCTTCGCCGGCTTCCTCCTCGTCAGCGGCCTCCCCGTGACTCGGTCGCGGCTCCTCCGGCGGCTGGTTCCGGAGCGGTTCGTCGACGACGGCCCGGCGTGA
- a CDS encoding helix-turn-helix transcriptional regulator, whose amino-acid sequence MEAPLEEIEFLARSTNRVEVLQLLASGAQTRRDLAAATGASQATLGRILEDFTERSWVSRDGGAYVATATGELVADGIEELVSVLETEAKLRDVVAYLPAAELGFDLRRLADATVTMPSRTRPSAPLQRVLDAMADARTLRAFSHTLNEQSLATARETVAAGDQTFEAVLSTDAIEALADDDGLWADLRALAASDDAEIRVRREEVPVAVTVADGTVYLLVRDDAGILRASLHTDDPAVREWAEGAFSGYWDSAIPFDPTAFRE is encoded by the coding sequence ATGGAGGCCCCGCTCGAGGAGATCGAGTTTCTCGCCCGCTCGACGAACCGTGTCGAGGTGCTACAGTTGCTGGCGTCGGGGGCGCAGACGCGGCGCGACCTCGCGGCGGCGACCGGCGCGTCGCAGGCGACGCTGGGGCGAATCCTCGAAGACTTCACGGAGCGATCGTGGGTCAGCCGCGACGGGGGTGCGTACGTCGCGACCGCGACCGGAGAGCTCGTGGCCGACGGCATCGAGGAACTGGTCTCCGTCCTCGAAACGGAGGCCAAACTGCGGGACGTCGTGGCGTACCTACCGGCGGCGGAACTCGGGTTCGACCTCCGGCGTCTCGCCGACGCGACCGTCACGATGCCGAGTCGAACGCGCCCCAGCGCGCCGCTCCAGCGCGTCCTCGACGCGATGGCCGACGCGCGAACGCTGCGCGCGTTCTCGCACACGCTCAACGAGCAGAGCCTCGCGACGGCCCGCGAAACGGTGGCCGCGGGCGACCAGACGTTCGAGGCGGTACTCTCGACCGACGCGATCGAGGCGCTCGCCGACGACGACGGCCTCTGGGCGGACCTCCGAGCGCTCGCCGCGAGCGACGACGCGGAGATACGCGTCCGCCGAGAGGAGGTCCCGGTGGCGGTCACCGTCGCGGACGGGACCGTCTACCTCCTCGTCCGCGACGACGCCGGCATCCTCCGAGCGTCGCTCCACACCGACGACCCGGCGGTCCGCGAGTGGGCGGAAGGGGCCTTCTCCGGCTACTGGGACTCGGCGATCCCGTTCGATCCGACGGCCTTCAGGGAGTGA